The following DNA comes from Tunturibacter psychrotolerans.
CTCCCGCGTAGTCTTCGCAGTACCCGTCACACTTTTGTAATCCCGCGCAATTCCCGTCCCCGAGACCCACATCTCCATACATCCCCGATTCCCGCAGTAGCATGCAGGCCCAGGAGACTCATCGGGCTTCGGCCAAGGTAGTGGATTGTGCCCCCACTCGCCCGCAACTCCATTCGGTCCGTCGTGGACGCACCCCTCCAAAGCCACTCCGCCTCCGCATCCAGTCCCCAGAATCACGCCATACACAAAACGTACCCCAGCGGCAGCGCCATCCGTCGCCTCTGACACCGCAAGGCAATTTGCATCATTAGCGACTCGCACCTCACGGCCAAGAGCTGCGGTCAGGTCTGTGTGAAATGGTTGGCCATTCAGCCATGTTGAATTGGCGTTCTTAACACGCCCTGTAACCCTTGAAATGGTTCCTGGAATTCCTGCTCCCACCGTGCCAGTCTTACCGGTCTCCGCTTCCATACGGTGAACAAGCGCAACCATTGCTTTGATCGTCGCCTCATAGTCGTCTCGCGGCGTATCGACACGGTGTCGAGCCAACTCTGTACCGCGACCATCGATAGCCAATGCCTCAATTTTCGTTCCACCAAGATCAATCCCGATGCGCATTCCGCTCTCTGTCATTAAACCTTCCAATCTTCTCGCTCACCCTTCTAAAAATGGGGTACAACGAACCTACTGAATCTTGCCAAAGGGACGCAACCGTCGCAGCTCCGTGCCGCACGCAATCGCGTTTAGCGCCGCTAGCTTCAGATTGTCTGCGGCTAGCCAAAGCCAGAACCGCCTTCCCTGCTCGCCCTCACCGGCGTCTTTACTTACTCGTACCATGACGTCCTCTTGTCCGGCCGCACTCAGGTTGCTAGGCGGGTCAGATTCCTCACTGACGACGTCG
Coding sequences within:
- the mak gene encoding fructokinase; its protein translation is MTESGMRIGIDLGGTKIEALAIDGRGTELARHRVDTPRDDYEATIKAMVALVHRMEAETGKTGTVGAGIPGTISRVTGRVKNANSTWLNGQPFHTDLTAALGREVRVANDANCLAVSEATDGAAAGVRFVYGVILGTGCGGGVALEGCVHDGPNGVAGEWGHNPLPWPKPDESPGPACYCGNRGCMEMWVSGTGIARDYKSVTGTAKTTREIVANFAAGDRVAAEAIERFEDRLARGLSNVINILDPDVIVVGGGVSRVEHIYGALPKLLPQYVFGGETSTPIVQAKYGDSSGVRGAAWLWPNRRG